The Roseococcus microcysteis genome contains a region encoding:
- a CDS encoding ABC transporter permease, with protein sequence MTLFEAILLTVITASTPLLIAAIGELVVERSGVLNLGVEGMMIMGAAVGIAAAITTGSSAFGVLAAVLAGMAMAALFALLTLGLATNQVAAGLALAIFGLGLSGVVGAPFVGVQREGIGQVAIPYLSDIPFLGPVLFAQDPFVYAAFALVAGVSWFLFRTRAGLVLRACGENHASAHALGHHVLRVRFLAVLFGGACAGLAGAYLSLVYTPFWTSGMTAGRGWIALAIVVFASWLPWRAAVGAYLFGGVTILQLHAQSAGVPLPTQLLAAMPYLITILVLVLIMRLRRGGAAGPQSLGQPFVPDR encoded by the coding sequence ATGACCCTTTTCGAAGCCATCCTCCTGACGGTCATCACCGCCTCCACGCCGCTGCTGATCGCCGCCATCGGCGAACTGGTCGTGGAACGCTCGGGCGTGCTGAACCTGGGCGTCGAGGGCATGATGATCATGGGCGCCGCGGTGGGCATCGCGGCCGCCATCACCACGGGGTCCAGCGCCTTCGGCGTGCTGGCGGCGGTGCTGGCGGGCATGGCCATGGCGGCGCTGTTCGCACTGCTGACGCTGGGGCTCGCCACCAACCAGGTGGCGGCGGGGCTGGCGCTCGCCATCTTCGGGCTGGGGCTTTCGGGCGTGGTGGGGGCGCCCTTCGTGGGGGTGCAGCGGGAGGGGATCGGGCAGGTCGCGATCCCCTATCTGTCGGACATTCCCTTCCTCGGCCCCGTGCTCTTCGCGCAGGACCCCTTCGTCTATGCCGCCTTCGCGCTGGTGGCCGGCGTCTCCTGGTTCCTGTTCCGCACGCGGGCGGGGCTGGTGCTGCGCGCCTGCGGCGAGAACCACGCCTCGGCCCATGCGCTGGGCCACCATGTGCTGCGGGTGCGCTTCCTGGCGGTGCTGTTCGGCGGCGCCTGCGCGGGGCTGGCGGGGGCCTATCTCTCGCTGGTCTACACGCCCTTCTGGACCTCGGGCATGACGGCCGGCCGCGGCTGGATCGCGCTGGCCATCGTGGTCTTCGCCTCCTGGCTGCCCTGGCGGGCGGCGGTGGGGGCCTATCTCTTCGGCGGCGTCACCATCCTGCAGCTGCACGCGCAATCGGCCGGGGTGCCGCTGCCGACGCAGCTTCTGGCGGCCATGCCCTACCTCATCACCATCCTCGTGCTGGTGCTGATCATGCGGCTGCGGCGCGGGGGGGCGGCCGGGCCGCAATCCCTGGGCCAGCCCTTCGTGCCGGACCGCTGA
- a CDS encoding ABC transporter permease, with product MRRLVLERRAETPWALTLASPVLAVGLTLVSAVLVFLAMGRDPLEALFVYFVMPVSDLWGLQEVAVKATPLVLIAVGLALCYRSNNWNIGAEGQFLMGAMAGGWLAVATHGAGAGAWVLPAMLVMGALGGALFALIPALLKTRFGANEILTSLMLVYVAELLLDWLVRGPWRDPQGFNMPQTVVFAPEATIPLLMEGGRLNLGTPIMLLVVVLAAVLVARTLKGFEITLVGEAPRAARFAGFDAKRLTWTVFAIAGGLAGLAGVLEAAGTVRMLQPGLSPGYGFTAIIVAFLGRLNPVGCLVAGVFLAITFIGGENAQIMMQMPLDVTRVFQGLLLFYVLGCDTLLLYRVRWVRRAEA from the coding sequence ATGAGGCGCCTCGTCCTGGAACGCCGGGCCGAGACGCCATGGGCGCTGACCCTGGCCTCGCCTGTGCTGGCGGTGGGGCTGACGCTGGTTTCGGCCGTGCTGGTCTTCCTCGCCATGGGGCGCGACCCGCTGGAGGCGTTGTTCGTCTATTTCGTGATGCCCGTCTCCGACCTCTGGGGGTTGCAGGAGGTGGCGGTGAAGGCCACGCCCCTGGTGCTGATCGCGGTCGGGCTGGCGCTCTGCTACCGCTCGAACAACTGGAACATCGGCGCCGAGGGGCAGTTCCTCATGGGCGCCATGGCGGGCGGCTGGCTGGCCGTGGCCACGCATGGCGCGGGCGCCGGCGCCTGGGTGCTGCCCGCCATGCTGGTGATGGGCGCGCTGGGCGGCGCGCTCTTCGCCCTGATCCCGGCGCTGCTCAAGACGCGCTTCGGCGCCAATGAAATCCTGACCAGCCTGATGCTGGTCTATGTGGCCGAACTGTTGCTCGACTGGCTGGTGCGCGGCCCCTGGCGCGACCCGCAGGGCTTCAACATGCCCCAGACTGTCGTCTTCGCGCCCGAGGCCACCATCCCGCTGCTGATGGAGGGCGGAAGGCTGAACCTCGGCACGCCCATCATGTTGCTGGTGGTGGTGCTGGCGGCGGTGCTGGTGGCGCGCACGCTGAAGGGGTTCGAGATCACGCTGGTGGGCGAGGCGCCGCGCGCCGCGCGCTTCGCGGGCTTCGACGCGAAGCGCCTCACCTGGACGGTCTTTGCCATCGCGGGGGGCTTGGCCGGGCTGGCCGGCGTGCTGGAGGCCGCGGGGACGGTGCGGATGCTGCAGCCTGGGCTTTCGCCCGGCTATGGCTTCACGGCCATCATCGTGGCCTTCCTCGGCCGGCTGAATCCCGTGGGGTGCCTTGTCGCGGGCGTGTTCCTGGCCATCACCTTCATCGGCGGCGAGAACGCGCAGATCATGATGCAGATGCCGCTGGACGTGACGCGCGTCTTCCAGGGGCTGCTGCTGTTCTATGTGCTGGGCTGCGACACGCTGCTTCTGTATCGCGTGCGCTGGGTGCGAAGGGCGGAGGCATGA
- a CDS encoding ABC transporter ATP-binding protein has protein sequence MSTPLLDATGLVKRFGALIANDHVDLRVMPGEAHALLGENGAGKSTLVKMLYGLLQPEAGHIAWEGRPVHLPEPRAARALGIGMVFQHFSLFDNLTVAENVALALDAAEPVPRIAARLAEVSRAYGLPLEPAREVWRLSVGERQRIEIVRCLMQDPRLLILDEPTSVLTPQESEGLFATLDRIRAEGRAVLYISHKLEEVRRLCETATILRHGRVVARTDPRAETAASLARMMVGSEVAALRHAAAPPGGPVRLSVRGLSAPADDPHGVGLKEVSLDLRRGEVLGIAGVAGNGQEALFAALSGEVLAPRAEQVVLDGAAVGRADINARRRRGAAFVPEERLGHAAAPRLTLSDNALVSGHAASGMVRHGMLDRGRMLGWVDAVTRAFDVRKGPRDPEARALSGGNLQKFVVGREVLRKPGLLVVSQPTWGVDAGAAGLIRQALLDLAREGSAVLVISQDLDELLEMADRIAVLFHGRLSPAEPVGGLTREAIGLRMGGAA, from the coding sequence ATGAGCACGCCGCTGCTCGACGCCACCGGTTTGGTGAAGCGCTTCGGCGCGCTCATCGCCAATGACCATGTGGATTTGCGCGTCATGCCCGGCGAGGCCCATGCGCTGCTGGGCGAGAATGGCGCGGGCAAGTCCACGCTTGTGAAGATGCTCTATGGGCTGTTGCAGCCGGAAGCCGGGCACATTGCCTGGGAAGGCCGCCCGGTCCACCTGCCCGAGCCGCGCGCGGCGCGGGCCCTGGGCATCGGCATGGTGTTCCAGCACTTCTCGCTGTTCGACAATCTGACCGTGGCGGAGAACGTGGCGCTGGCGCTGGACGCCGCCGAGCCCGTGCCGCGCATCGCCGCCCGCCTGGCGGAAGTTTCGCGCGCCTATGGCCTGCCGCTCGAACCCGCGCGCGAGGTGTGGCGGCTTTCGGTGGGGGAGCGGCAGCGCATCGAGATCGTGCGCTGCCTCATGCAGGACCCGCGTCTGCTGATCCTGGACGAACCCACCTCGGTGCTGACGCCGCAGGAGAGCGAGGGCCTCTTCGCCACGCTGGACCGCATCCGCGCGGAGGGGCGGGCCGTGCTCTACATCTCGCACAAGCTGGAGGAGGTGCGGCGCCTCTGCGAGACCGCCACCATCCTGCGCCATGGCCGGGTGGTGGCGCGCACCGACCCGCGCGCGGAAACGGCCGCGAGCCTCGCGCGCATGATGGTGGGCAGCGAGGTGGCCGCGCTGCGCCATGCCGCCGCACCGCCCGGGGGGCCGGTGCGGCTTTCCGTGCGCGGGCTGTCCGCACCAGCCGATGACCCGCATGGGGTAGGGCTGAAGGAGGTCTCGCTCGATCTGCGTCGCGGCGAGGTGCTGGGCATCGCGGGCGTGGCCGGCAATGGGCAGGAGGCGCTGTTCGCTGCCCTGTCCGGCGAGGTGCTGGCGCCGCGCGCGGAGCAGGTGGTGCTGGATGGCGCGGCGGTGGGCCGCGCCGACATCAACGCCCGCCGCCGCCGAGGCGCGGCCTTCGTGCCGGAGGAACGGCTGGGCCATGCCGCGGCACCGCGCCTGACACTGTCCGACAACGCCCTCGTCTCCGGCCATGCGGCCAGCGGCATGGTGCGCCACGGAATGCTGGATCGCGGGCGGATGCTGGGCTGGGTGGATGCGGTGACGCGCGCCTTCGACGTGCGGAAAGGCCCGCGCGACCCGGAGGCGCGGGCGCTTTCCGGCGGCAACTTGCAAAAATTCGTGGTGGGGCGGGAGGTGCTGCGCAAGCCTGGCCTGCTGGTGGTGTCGCAGCCCACCTGGGGGGTGGATGCGGGGGCGGCGGGGCTGATCCGCCAGGCGCTGCTGGACCTGGCGCGGGAGGGTTCGGCTGTGCTGGTCATCAGCCAGGATCTCGATGAACTGCTGGAGATGGCCGACCGCATCGCGGTGCTGTTCCACGGCCGGCTCTCGCCGGCCGAACCCGTGGGCGGCCTGACGCGCGAGGCCATAGGCCTGCGGATGGGGGGTGCCGCATGA
- a CDS encoding xanthine dehydrogenase family protein molybdopterin-binding subunit: MNAISLFGQSIRRVEDARFLKGEGRYVDDLAQPGALHAVFLRSPHAHARLLALDVTAARAAPGVRLVLTGAMLAEAGIGGLPCSSVLAAETPLVKPDHPPLALDRVRHVGEAVACVVAETAHQAEDAAELILAEYDMLPAVTDHDAALAPGAPTLHEQAPGNLAFLWHKGDRAAVEAAFAGAAHVVEADIPNPRVTCAPIEPRAAVAVPEATRLSLIVNGQNVHSMRGQLCAAMKLPPEALHLVVPDVGGGFGVKNVAFPEHVCLLHAARELSAPVRWTARIGEDYAASAHGRGLHGRGRLALDAEGRFLALDFDGVAEMGAYLSANGPHCPTNAAATAMGGVYAIPAIHMTVRGAFTNTAPMEAYRGAGKPEANYIIETLIEHAARAMGQDAAALRARNMIGEFPYRSALGMELRDGNFAARLTECAALADRAGFPARRAASEAQGKRRGFGLTAFLETARGAFGEWAKLSVDAEGGVTLAIGTQSNGQGHETSFPQYVAHQLDLPMERIGYIQADTDLVAFGNGHGGARSLHMGGEAMRQAAHNLLAEARGRAARLLQTAPESLHYAGGRFALADGASVTLAELAAEEPPLEGEARHALDLCTFPNGAHAAEVEVDPETGECTLCAYTAVDDYGRLLNPMLALGQVQGGVVQGIGQALLEAIRYDAESGQLLTAGLMDYCLPRASDLPALDISLREDAPTEANGLGVKGTGQAGCIAAPQAVMAAIRDAVGAEITMPATPEKLWAALHGR, encoded by the coding sequence ATGAACGCCATCAGCCTGTTCGGCCAATCCATCCGTCGCGTCGAGGATGCGCGCTTCCTCAAGGGCGAGGGGCGCTATGTGGACGACCTGGCGCAGCCGGGCGCGCTGCACGCCGTCTTCCTGCGCAGCCCGCACGCCCATGCGCGGCTCTTGGCATTGGATGTGACGGCGGCCCGCGCCGCCCCCGGGGTTCGCCTGGTGCTGACGGGCGCCATGCTGGCGGAGGCGGGCATCGGCGGCCTGCCCTGTTCCTCCGTGCTGGCGGCGGAGACGCCCTTGGTGAAGCCGGACCACCCGCCGCTCGCGCTGGACCGCGTGCGCCATGTGGGCGAGGCGGTGGCCTGTGTGGTGGCCGAGACGGCGCATCAGGCCGAGGACGCGGCGGAACTCATCCTCGCGGAATACGACATGCTGCCCGCCGTCACGGACCACGACGCGGCGCTGGCACCGGGCGCGCCCACCCTGCACGAACAGGCGCCGGGCAACCTCGCCTTCCTCTGGCACAAGGGCGACCGTGCGGCGGTGGAGGCCGCCTTCGCGGGGGCCGCCCATGTGGTCGAGGCGGACATCCCCAACCCCCGCGTCACCTGCGCGCCCATCGAGCCGCGGGCGGCCGTGGCGGTGCCGGAGGCCACGCGCCTCAGCCTCATCGTCAACGGGCAGAATGTGCATTCCATGCGTGGCCAGCTCTGCGCCGCCATGAAGCTGCCGCCCGAGGCGCTGCACCTGGTCGTGCCCGATGTGGGCGGCGGTTTCGGCGTGAAGAACGTGGCCTTTCCCGAGCATGTCTGCCTGCTGCACGCCGCCCGCGAACTGAGTGCGCCCGTGCGCTGGACGGCCCGCATCGGCGAGGATTACGCGGCCTCGGCCCATGGGCGCGGCCTGCACGGGCGGGGGCGGCTGGCGCTGGATGCGGAGGGGCGGTTCCTGGCGCTGGATTTCGACGGCGTGGCGGAGATGGGGGCCTATCTCTCGGCCAATGGCCCGCACTGCCCGACCAACGCGGCGGCCACCGCCATGGGTGGCGTCTATGCCATCCCCGCCATCCACATGACGGTGCGCGGCGCCTTCACCAACACGGCACCCATGGAGGCCTATCGCGGCGCGGGCAAGCCTGAGGCGAACTACATCATCGAGACGCTGATCGAGCACGCCGCCCGCGCCATGGGGCAGGATGCGGCCGCGCTGCGGGCGCGCAACATGATCGGTGAGTTCCCCTATCGCTCCGCGCTGGGCATGGAGCTGCGGGATGGCAACTTCGCCGCAAGGCTCACGGAATGCGCGGCGCTGGCAGACCGCGCGGGCTTCCCCGCCCGCCGCGCGGCCAGCGAAGCGCAGGGCAAGCGGCGCGGCTTCGGGCTCACGGCCTTCCTGGAAACCGCGCGCGGCGCCTTCGGCGAATGGGCGAAGCTGAGCGTGGACGCGGAGGGGGGTGTGACGCTCGCCATCGGCACCCAGTCCAACGGGCAGGGGCACGAGACGAGCTTCCCGCAATATGTGGCCCACCAGCTCGACCTGCCCATGGAGCGCATTGGCTACATCCAGGCCGACACGGACCTGGTGGCCTTCGGCAATGGCCATGGCGGCGCGCGCAGCCTGCACATGGGCGGCGAGGCCATGCGCCAGGCCGCGCACAACCTGCTGGCCGAGGCGCGCGGCCGCGCCGCGCGTCTGCTGCAGACCGCGCCCGAATCCCTGCACTATGCCGGCGGCCGCTTCGCCCTGGCCGATGGCGCGAGTGTGACACTGGCCGAACTCGCCGCCGAGGAACCGCCGCTGGAGGGCGAGGCGCGCCACGCGCTCGACCTCTGCACCTTCCCCAATGGCGCCCATGCCGCCGAGGTGGAGGTGGACCCGGAGACGGGCGAATGCACCCTCTGCGCCTACACCGCCGTGGATGATTATGGCCGCCTGCTGAACCCCATGCTGGCGCTGGGCCAGGTGCAGGGCGGCGTGGTGCAGGGCATCGGCCAGGCGCTGCTGGAGGCCATCCGCTATGACGCGGAGAGCGGCCAGCTTCTGACGGCGGGGCTGATGGATTACTGCCTGCCCCGCGCCTCCGATCTGCCGGCGCTGGACATCAGCTTGCGCGAGGATGCGCCGACCGAGGCGAACGGGCTGGGCGTGAAGGGCACGGGCCAGGCGGGCTGCATCGCGGCCCCCCAGGCCGTGATGGCCGCCATCCGTGACGCCGTGGGTGCGGAAATCACCATGCCGGCCACGCCGGAAAAGCTCTGGGCCGCGCTGCACGGGCGATGA
- a CDS encoding methyl-accepting chemotaxis protein — translation MSKLFGSVRTPILGVSLVLAILALIPATSTLRSSWTSWEEHRAAAEMNKAAARLNEGLFELLLERAQSNAALASTTPVGDAARGVIARHRGVFQAKLAEALVHLREARLPETVRMLQELEGMTAPLEALRRRADAQMALADEARDAEFARGGMHRELSRFVAAQQGIWSSLLAAAGEHDPLIARLNMLKQASWLARDASGQERSTVAGAIAANRGLTPQNQAAVAQSRGAVDSAWRLLEAEPETRTDPRLAAAVAAARTAYFTEFRALSTAQAEPSADRMAASAFIERTTPQIGSLLLVRDAASLVTQERADTLIAQARAQSIAAIAVLGGTLLFLAVAVWVVLRRVLAPLASLQSATGRLAAGAYDDPVPATARTDEFGALARGLDTLRQEALRARALEEAAAAQRTATAEEARRARASVAQQIETALGTALDTMADRVEVLRGATAELRAGAGQTARLADAVNQDADQASRNVQTVAAAAEELSASVSEITRQVAEAARVAGRAMEETRATDATMAALTEAATKIGEVVRLISDIAGQTNLLALNATIEAARAGEAGKGFAVVASEVKSLAAQTGRATGDIAAQISAIQGAAEGAVRSIQGIGTVVAEINEVANAIAAAVEEQGAATREIARNVAEAATGTDRVAARMDEVGQGAQAAEGALTSLAATTDDIAQQGEGLRGELSTLLTQMRAA, via the coding sequence ATGAGCAAGTTGTTTGGCTCCGTCCGGACGCCGATTCTCGGGGTCAGTCTCGTGCTGGCCATCCTGGCGCTGATCCCGGCCACCTCCACCCTGCGTTCCTCTTGGACCTCCTGGGAGGAGCATCGGGCGGCCGCCGAGATGAACAAGGCCGCCGCGCGCCTGAACGAAGGCTTGTTCGAGCTGCTCCTGGAACGCGCCCAGAGCAATGCGGCGCTGGCCTCCACCACGCCCGTCGGTGACGCGGCGCGCGGCGTGATCGCGCGGCACCGCGGCGTGTTCCAGGCCAAGCTGGCGGAGGCGCTGGTCCACCTGCGCGAGGCCCGCCTGCCCGAGACCGTCCGCATGCTGCAGGAGCTGGAGGGCATGACCGCGCCGCTGGAGGCCCTGCGCCGCCGCGCCGACGCGCAGATGGCCCTGGCGGACGAGGCGCGCGACGCGGAATTCGCGCGCGGGGGGATGCACCGCGAACTCTCGCGCTTCGTGGCCGCGCAGCAGGGCATCTGGTCCTCGCTGTTGGCCGCCGCCGGCGAGCATGATCCGCTGATCGCGCGGCTGAACATGCTGAAGCAGGCGAGCTGGCTGGCGCGCGACGCCTCCGGGCAGGAACGCAGCACGGTGGCCGGCGCCATCGCCGCGAACCGTGGCCTGACGCCGCAGAACCAGGCGGCCGTCGCGCAGTCGCGCGGGGCGGTGGACTCCGCCTGGCGCCTGCTGGAGGCCGAGCCCGAAACCCGCACGGACCCGCGCCTCGCGGCCGCGGTGGCGGCGGCGCGGACCGCCTACTTCACCGAGTTCCGCGCGCTGAGCACGGCCCAGGCCGAGCCCTCGGCCGACCGTATGGCGGCGTCCGCCTTCATTGAGCGGACCACGCCGCAGATCGGCAGCCTGCTGCTGGTGCGCGACGCGGCGAGCCTGGTGACGCAGGAACGTGCGGACACGCTGATCGCGCAGGCGCGGGCCCAGTCCATCGCCGCCATCGCCGTGCTGGGGGGGACGCTGCTGTTCCTCGCCGTCGCGGTGTGGGTGGTGCTGCGCCGGGTGCTGGCGCCACTGGCCAGCCTGCAATCGGCCACCGGCCGCCTGGCCGCCGGCGCCTATGATGACCCTGTGCCCGCCACCGCGCGCACGGATGAATTCGGCGCCCTCGCCCGCGGCCTGGACACGCTGCGGCAGGAAGCCCTGCGCGCGCGTGCCCTGGAGGAGGCCGCGGCCGCCCAGCGCACCGCCACCGCCGAGGAGGCCCGCCGGGCGCGCGCCTCGGTGGCCCAGCAGATCGAGACGGCGCTGGGCACCGCGCTCGACACCATGGCCGACCGCGTGGAGGTGCTGCGCGGCGCCACCGCCGAACTGCGCGCCGGGGCGGGCCAGACCGCGCGCCTCGCCGATGCGGTGAACCAGGACGCGGACCAGGCCAGCCGCAATGTGCAGACCGTGGCCGCCGCGGCCGAGGAGCTTTCGGCCTCGGTCAGCGAGATCACCCGCCAGGTGGCCGAGGCCGCCCGCGTGGCCGGCCGCGCCATGGAGGAGACGCGCGCCACGGATGCCACCATGGCGGCCCTGACGGAGGCCGCCACCAAGATCGGCGAGGTGGTGCGCCTCATCAGCGACATCGCGGGCCAGACCAACCTGCTGGCGCTGAACGCGACCATCGAGGCGGCGCGGGCGGGTGAGGCCGGCAAGGGCTTCGCCGTGGTGGCCAGCGAGGTGAAGAGCCTCGCCGCCCAGACCGGCCGCGCCACCGGCGACATCGCGGCCCAGATCAGCGCCATCCAGGGTGCGGCGGAGGGGGCGGTGCGCTCCATCCAGGGCATCGGCACGGTGGTGGCCGAGATCAATGAGGTCGCCAACGCCATCGCCGCCGCGGTGGAGGAACAGGGGGCCGCCACGCGCGAAATCGCGCGCAACGTGGCCGAGGCCGCCACCGGCACCGACCGCGTGGCCGCCCGCATGGACGAGGTGGGCCAGGGCGCCCAGGCCGCCGAGGGCGCCCTGACCAGCCTGGCCGCCACCACCGACGACATCGCCCAGCAGGGCGAGGGGCTGCGGGGCGAGTTGAGCACCCTGCTGACCCAGATGCGCGCCGCCTGA